In a genomic window of Penaeus monodon isolate SGIC_2016 chromosome 27, NSTDA_Pmon_1, whole genome shotgun sequence:
- the LOC119590434 gene encoding uncharacterized protein LOC119590434, with protein MVPIKLYFSKSTKIISKISSKKTSTQHLLNERLKVTLESTSLLPPPPSHVAGPWARPPSDNGRRGLGEGSQPAFSRRLLQSPTALTEQLPTALTEQLPTVLTEKLPTATTAQLPTATTAQLPTATTVQLPTALTVQLPTALTAQLPAAPTALEPDLPRTSCAPHHSKKHLPPEAFVLSLTDTLSMVQLPQQPPTHVFGCVNFFEVSLCILCLSFTHACACMLLTNLLVCVIIGLFLSAK; from the exons GATCAAGCTTTATTTCTCTAAGTCCACGAAGATTATTTCCAAGATTTCTTCAAAGAAAACTTCTACTCAACATCTACTCAACGAACGTCTCAAAGTTACCTTGGAGTCGACA AGTTTACTTCCGCCCCCCCCGTCCCACGTGGCGGGGCCATGGGCCCGTCCTCCTTCAG ACAACGGCCGACGGGGGCTTGGTGAAGGGTCCCAGCCAGCATTTTCCAGGAGGCTCTTACAGTCACCAACAGCACTCACAGAGCAGCTACCAACGGCACTCACAGAGCAGCTACCAACAGTACTCACAGAGAAGCttccaacagcaacaacagcccagctaccaacagcaacaacagcccagctaccaacagcaacaacagtccAGCTACCAACAGCACTCACAGTCCAGCTACCAACAGCACTCACAGCGCAGCTACCCGCAGCTCCCACTGCACTAGAACCCGACTTACCACGCACCAGTTGTGCACCACATCATTCGAAGAAGCACCTACCACCAGAGGCCTTCGTACTATCACTAACCGACACGCTATCAATGGTCCAGTtaccacaacaaccaccaacacacgtCTTTGGGTGTGTGAATTTCTTCGAAGTTTCTCTCTGcattctctgcctgtctttcaCACATGCTTGCGCATGCATGCTGTTAACcaatttgcttgtttgtgtaaTCATTGGACTATTTCTGTCAGCAAAGTAA